From a single Lolium rigidum isolate FL_2022 chromosome 7, APGP_CSIRO_Lrig_0.1, whole genome shotgun sequence genomic region:
- the LOC124679365 gene encoding xyloglucan endotransglucosylase protein 6-like, translating to MASLKKGVLAAAFVVALVFAVAAVAVAASKFDGVVQPSWANDHVVYEGDLLKLRLDSSSGGGFASKNRFLYGKATADLKLVPGDSAGVVTAFYLSSAGDKHNEFDFEFLGNVTGEPYLVQTNLYIDGVGNREQRIDLWFDPTTDFHTYSVLWNPSQVVFLVDDTPIRVYENKTATTKGHHHHRNGTNTTTSSADIAFPSPQPMAVYSSIWNADDWATRGGLVKTDWSHAPFVATFRDVSVEGCAWAPDAADSDAGEVARCTGTQWGKEGRYWWKEKDMQELSVHQTHQLVWARAHHLVYDYCVDTDRFPVQPPECAGR from the exons ATGGCATCGTTGAAGAAGGGCGTCCTGGCCGCGGCGTTCGTGGTTGCGTTGGTGTTcgccgtggcggcggtggcggtggcggcgagcaagTTCGACGGTGTGGTGCAGCCGAGCTGGGCCAACGACCACGTCGTCTACGAGGGCGACCTCCTCAAGCTCCGACTCGACAGCTCCTCAG GCGGGGGATTCGCGAGCAAGAACAGGTTCCTGTATGGCAAGGCCACCGCCGATTTGAAGCTTGTGCCTGGGGACTCCGCCGGCGTCGTCACGGCTTTCTAT CTGTCGTCTGCCGGGGACAAGCACAACGAGTTCGACTTCGAGTTCCTGGGCAACGTCACCGGCGAGCCCTACCTGGTGCAGACCAACCTCTACATCGACGGCGTCGGCAACCGGGAGCAGCGCATCGACCTCTGGTTCGACCCCACCACCGACTTCCACACATACTCCGTGCTCTGGAACCCCAGCCAGGTCGTCTTCCTCGTCGACGACACGCCCATCCGCGTCTACGAGAACAAGACCGCCACCACCaagggccaccaccaccaccgcaacgggacgaacaccaccacctcctccgcggACATCGCTTTCCCGTCCCCGCAGCCCATGGCGGTGTACAGCTCCATCTGGAACGCGGACGACTGGGCCACCCGCGGGGGGCTCGTCAAGACGGACTGGTCCCACGCGCCCTTCGTCGCCACCTTCCGGGACGTCAGCGTCGAGGGCTGCGCCTGGGCGCCCGACGCCGCCGACTCCGACGCCGGCGAGGTGGCGCGATGCACGGGCAcccagtggggcaaggagggcagGTACTGGTGGAAGGAGAAGGACATGCAGGAGCTCTCCGTGCACCAGACGCACCAGCTCGTCTGGGCGCGCGCGCACCACCTCGTCTACGACTACTGCGTCGACACCGACCGGTTCCCAGTCCAGCCGCCAGAGTGCGCTGGCCGCTGA